A window of Chlorobium phaeobacteroides DSM 266 genomic DNA:
CTTGGAGCCTGTTGCTGTGAAAAGGATGTCGTTGTTGCGCCACCACCACCACCACCGCCACCTGTAGTAGTAGAACCTGGTCTTGGTGATGTGTTCTACGATTACGATAAATCAGAATTGCGCATGGATGCTGTCGAACAGCTCAAGACAAATGCTGCATGGATGCAGAGAAATGCTGCAAGTTCAGTTGTTATTGAGGGTCATTGCGATGAGAGAGGTACCAACGAATACAACCTTGCGCTTGGCGAACGCAGAGCAAACAGTGCAAAAGATTACATCGTTAATCTTGGTGTCGATGGTGCTCGCATGAAGACCGTCAGCTACGGTGAAGAGCGTCCGTTTGCTCTTGGACATGATGAAGCATCCTGGGCACAGAACCGCAGAGCTCATTTTGTAGGACAATAAGGTGAATTGCCTTTTTGGCACAACGAAGGGGCAGACAGCAATGTGTGCCCCTTTTTTATTCATTATAGCAAACTATTGATACTATGAACAGCAGTATTAAGGGTGTCATTATGTTTAGCCTGATGGTTACCGCCGGGTGTTCATCCAAAAATGCAGTTAACACCCAGGATGGTAATGCAGGGCTATCATCAGGCCAGTCTGGATGGGGTACGACATCTTCTTCGGTTGCCCAGTCGCCATCCGGCTATGGTTTCGATGAATGGCAGAAAGGTCCGCTTGGCGATGTATTTTATGATTTTGACAGTTCTCTACTGAGTTCAGAAGCTCAGGAGCAGTTGACGCGGAATTCCGGATGGATGAAGAGTAATGTGCAGGCCGCAATCATCATTCAGGGGCATTGTGACGACAGAGGTACCTCTGAGTACAATCTTGCGCTTGGAGACCGCAGAGCAGTCAGCGCGCGCGAGTTTCTGATTCGAACAGGCATTGCTTCATCTCGTATTGAAACGATTACTTTTGGGGAAGAACGTCCTTTTTCTACTTCGCAGAGCGAAGAGGGTCTGGCTAAAAATCGCAGAGCTCATTTTGTGATAAAATGATTTCTCCTGCGTGTGTCTACAGTTTTTCTGATTGAGACGGTTAATGAAACGTTGAAAAAACGATAGAGAATCATGAAGAAATCCATCCGATTATTACTGTTTTTACCGACGATTGTGCTTGCCGGGTGTGCTTCGAAGTCAGATCTTGTTCTTGTTGCTGATGATATCAATAAGCTGAAAACCGAGTCTGAAACCATAAAATCTCAATCTGCGGTCACCTATGCAGATATTCAGCAGGTTCGGGACGAAATAGCCCGTCAGCAGGGGAGAGTTGAGGAAATAGCACACAACAATGAACAGAAGTTTGGCCGGCTTGGACTTGAAGATTCACTTCTTGTACATAAAGTCGATGAACTTGACAGCAGACTTTTACGTATTGAACAGAAGCTTGGTCTGGTTGCTGAAAGACCGGGTATTGAAAAGGCAACGTTATCAGCTAAAGAAAGCCAGGTGCAGCCGGTTTCTCCCTTGGCATCAGTAATGACTGATAAGGCGCTTCTTGATGACGGGATAAAAAAGCTTGCGTCAAACAATGCTTCCGGAGCCAGGGGAAGTTTTTCATTGCTGATGAAAAACTATCCTAAATCAGAACTGGTCGATGACGCACAGTTCTATGTTGCGGAAAGTTATCTCAGTGAGAAGTGGTATGAAAAAGCTGTACTTGAATATCAGGTTGTAATTGCCAAATATACAAAAAGCAATAAACGGGCTGTTGCTTTATATAAGCAAGGCTTGGCTTTTGAGCTTCTTGGAGATGCAGTCAACGCTAAAGCGAGATTCAGGGATGTTATCAATATCTATCCTGCCTCAGCAGAAGCGAAACTTGCAAAACAAAAGCTTTAAAGAAAATGCCAGGTTACAAACAACTTGGCATTTTCTTTAAAAAGCTTTTAATCGATCCTTTCTTACTTGAAAAATTCGTTAAGAGTATAGGTTCGTCGATCAATCTCGACACATAACTCTCTGTGGAGAGAGTCATAAAACACAGGAATGTCTCTCATTGTCCACTTAACTCCTCGTTTGTCAAAATCGATGACATATCGATTTTCATTGTCGAGAACTTTTTGTGCAAGGTTTATAGCTATATCCGGCTGAGTTGTCAGCACAAAAAGCTCTATTTCACCGGAAATGATTTTGTTAATCATCTCTGTAGTCGGAGAGAGTTTTCTGCGACCGGAAGCAGGGCTTATCTCAAGCTGAAGGTTATCGTTTTTCCCTCTTTTTGCAGCAGTAATAAAATATTTTTCTGCTTTATGAGCCGCATTTCCTGACCAGGGACCTGATTTGCTGGTTCTTACCTGATTATCTTTGGTAAACGGCCGGCTGAGCTGAGGTTGCATTGTTTGCACATGGTTAGAATTTGCAAATAAGCACACTACAGTGTGTACCTTCAACAGATAGCAAGTTAGTAAAACAACATTAAATAAAAAAAGGGATTCATGAGGAATCCCTTTTCTTTGAAAAGTTATTTTATCTGTTTACTTGCCATTACCGTCGATTACCTCAAATTCGGCATTTTCAACCTCACCATCATTACCGCTTTTTTTAGTATGTCCGGAGCCATCGGTATTTTGAGTTGGTTCGGATGCGTTGGTCTCGGCTCCCGGAGCCTGATAAAGGTTTGATGAAACATCATTCCAGACCTTGCTGAGCTCGTCCATGGCGTTTTTGATGGACTCGGTTGTTCCGTTTTTAGTGGCATCCTTGAGTTTTTCAAGCGCACCCTCAAGAGCAGGGCGTTTGTCAGAGGGGATTTTATCGCCCAGTTCAGCAAGCTGTTTTTCAGTTGAAAAAATCAGTCCGTCAGCGGCGTTCTTGCTGTCGATCTCCTCTTTTTTCTTCATATCTTCGGCTGCATGTTCCTTGGCATCCCGTTTCATTTTTTCAATCTCGGCATCGCTCAGTTTACCGCTTGCTTCGATTTTGATGCTCTGTTCCTTTCCTGTCGCTTTGTCTTTTGCTGAAACGCTGAGAATGCCATTCGAGTCGATATCGAAAGTAACTTCAATTTGAGGCAGTCCTCTTGGGGCCGGGGGAATATCACCAAGATGAAAGCGTCCGAGTGTTTTATTGTCAGAAGCCATCGGGCGTTCTCCCTGCAGAACATGGACTTCAACAGAGGTCTGGTTGTCACCTGCCGTTGAAAATACCTCCTGCTTTCTTGTCGGGATTGTTGTGTTAGCTTCAATCAGCCTGGTCATTACACCGCCAAGCGTTTCAATACCCAGAGAGAGCGGGCTGACGTCGAGCAGAAGCACATCGGTAACATCACCTTTGAGAACGCCACCCTGTATAGCAGCACCAACGGCAACGACTTCATCGGGATTCACGCTTTTATTTGGCTCTCTGCCGAAAAATTCTTTAACCAGCGCCTGGACTTTTGGAATACGTGTTGAACCACCGACAAGAACTACCTCGTCAATATCTTTGATTTCGACACTTGAGTTTTTAACAGCTCTGTGGCAGGGTTCAAGAATTTTGTCGAAAAGATCGGAACACATCGCTTCGAATTTAGCGCGGGTAAGATTAATGACAAGATGTTTCGGGCCTTCCTGCGTTGCTGTGATAAAAGGAAGATTGATCTCCGTATCTGTTCTTGACGAAAGCTCTACTTTTGCTTTTTCCGCAGCTTCCTTAAGTCTCTGGAGTGCAATAGCATCATTTCGGAGGTCGATGCCCTCCTGTTTTTTAAATTCGTCAGCCAGGAAGTTTATGATTTTTTGATCAAAGTCATCACCACCGAGATGGGTATCACCATCGGTTGATTTTACTTCAAAAACTCCGTCTCCGAGTTCGAGGATCGATATATCAAAGGTTCCACCGCCAAGATCGAATACGGCAACCTTTTCACTCGACTGCTTTTTGTCGAGTCCATAGGCAAGCGCTGCTGCTGTTGGCTCGTTGATGATGCGTTTGACATCAAGTCCGGCAATACGTCCTGCATCTTTTGTAGCCTGGCGCTGAGCGTCGTTAAAATAAGCCGGAACGGTAATTACCGCTTCAGAAACCTTTTCGCCAAGAAAATCTTCAGCGGTCTGCTTCATTTTCTGAAGAATCATTGCCGATATTTCCTGGGGAGAGTAGGCCTTGTCATTAATTTTAACCCGAGCTTCGCCACCTTCATTAACGATATCATAGGGAGCAAGCTTTTTTTCATTGGGCACCTCATCAAATTTGCGTCCTACAAAGCGCTTGATCGAATAAATAGTGTTTTTTGGATTAGTAATTGCCTGTCTTTTGGCTGCCTGCCCCACAAGACGGTCACCAGATTTGGTGAAAGCAACCATTGAAGGGGTTGTTCGATTACCTTCGGAATTTTCAATGACCGTTGGCTGTGTTCCCTGCATGACAGCGACGCAGGAGTTTGTTGTGCCAAGATCAATACCAATGATTTTTCCCATTTTCAGTATCCTTTTTTTCTGGATTGTAAAAAAATATCAAACTCTTTTAAGGGCATCTCTCTTTACTTATTGCGTGATTCTCTGGTTGCGTCCTTTCTTTGAATCGGGATCGATATTTTGGCCCCGAAATCAGATCTCTGCGCGTTGTTCTCGAAAGATGCACGACAATTAACAGAGATGCCCCTCTTTGTTTAACGAAAACCTGAAATCATGTGTTTTTATTTTATGGATATCTCTTTTGTCTTTTTGACCGGTTGAGCTTTCGGAAGAGAGACATGGAGCACTCCATTGTCAAAGTCAGCATTAATTGCATCCTGATCAATGATCTCGCCAAGATTGAAGCTTCTTGAGAAACTGCCGTAGCTTCTTTCAAGACGATGATAATCCTTTCTGCTCTCATCACTTTCCTGTTTTCTTTCTGCTTTTATGGTCAGAACATCGTCTTCGATATTCAGTGCAATAGCTTCCTTGCTCATGCCGGGGAGTTCCGCGTCAATATGGAAAGCGTGATCGTCTTCCCAGATATCAACCTTGAATGCAGGTGCTCCTGCAGCAGGTGCTGTTGAACCTGACCATATGTCGTCAAGCAATCTCATCTGATCTTTAGCCAGTTTTACAAACATTGTTGTCTCCTTTTGTTTTTTTATTTTTTATTCAACGCCTTACTCATAATAATTAACAAAAACCGTGCCAAAGAGATTTTATGGAACAAAATCAACGGTTATTGGAATACTGTGACATTGAGTATGGTAAAAATGTCACACTTTGGAGCATTTGTGTGACAAGATGATGTGCGAGAAGAGATTATCGACGAACGGAGGAGTAGAGATGTCGGATTTGCCGTTCGCGTGATCAGCAAGGTTTTTGATGTGTGGTGTGGTTCAGGCTGTCAGATTGGTGTTGACTTTCTGTACCCAGCTTAGTTTTTCCTGGAGGTTTTCCACAACGCTTTTCGAAATGAGGTAGTAGGCAAAAATAATCGTTTCGTCAGTAATTCGATAGTAGCATTTGAGCCCTTCCTTTCTCCTGTTGACCATACCGTTGTCGTGCATGAGGGCCAGGTGTTTCGAAATGTTGGCCTGACTGGCATTGACATTATTGACGATTTCCTGAACGGTATGTTCGCCCTGACAGAGTACTCTTATGATTTTAAGACGCATGGGTTCTGCCAGCAGCTTGAAACGGTTCGATACAGGCTCGAGCATTTCATCAGGCATATTTAAACTCCACTTTGTTACTTCATCTTCTGATATTGTTACCGTTTTGCTCATAATAAAACTGTGCTTGTATAGGATACATGTTTTCTGCTTTCCCGCAGAAAAGGGTTTTGTCTTTATATGGATTATATAGCTATTAATTCATGCAATTCAAACCAGAAAGATATGAATCGACCTTTTTTATTAATGATGTAACTGTACGTTTGTTGCATTCATCCGATTCAGAGGGTTTCGCAAAAAGGCGATTCCTGATGTCGGTTATGGTCGTTAATCAACGCCAGCGCATGTTCTTGCATCGCCGAAAACAGATTAAAACTGATCTGCGATCAGGCTCGCCCTGTTAATGAATGGATGAAAGGCATTGCAGTCCGAGAATGGATTCCACAAGCGATTGCGGGGCTTTAACCCTGAAGATTTTTTCCTGAATGATCATTTTGGTTTTTTTTGCCTCGGAATACTCTTCAGCACATGAATGACATTCTGCAATGTGCTTGATAAATTCCAGCTCTTCAGCAGGAGTGAGTTCACCATCGATGGCACAACTCATGAGTACCATGGCTTTTTTACAATTCATAGGAAACAGTGTTCAGGGTGAAAAAACTTCTAATCGGCATTATCGGTGTTAAATCCGTATTTTTTCGCATATTCTTCAAGTTGTCCGCGAAGCAGCTTACGTCCTCTATACAGTCTTGATCGAACAGTTCCAATCGGACTTTCAACCATATTAGCTATCTCCTCATAGGTAAAGCCTTCAATATCGCACAGCTGGATAACCTCTCTGAACTCCTCGGGAAGGGATTGAAGCGCCTGATAGACTTCTTCGTGGAGGAGCGAGTGAAAATAGTCCGAGTCAGTTTCCGTTGTATCACGACGGCTATCTTTTATCGAATGATAAAAATCTTTTATCAGATCGTAATCAACCTTGCCCGGTTCCCTTGAATTTTTTCGAAAACGATTAATATAATTATTCTTGAGAATTTTGAACAGCCAGGCCTTGCAGTTGGTTCCCCGTTCAAAAGAATTGAAGAATTTATATGCTTTCAGATAGGTTTCCTGAACAAGATCTTCAGCATCATCCTGATTCATGGTCAGATGCAGGGCATAGTTATACAGGGAGTTGATATGAGCAATCGCTTCCTGCTGAAACTCAAGCTGTTTCTGCTGCTCTTCACGGGAAAGAGGCGCTGTTTTAACTTTTCCGGTTTTTTTATCTGATGATTCCAGGGTATTCATATAAAGTGGTCTGGTTTCCTGTGTCGCCGGGACAGGTTCGAATGCATACATTTCAATAATTAATTAAAATCAACACAGCTTTCCAACTTTAACCTGAATAAATTCAACTGGTTACAAGTACAGGTATTCTTAATAGTGCCAGCAGGGTTCGTAACTTACTGTAAAATATCGACTTTCTCGAAAACACCGACACTCGGAATCTATAGAAAAGTGTAGAGCGCTATATCCAAAACGAGTTTTTTTTTACCAATGCAATAAGAGCTTATTCGTAAATATAACCAGCTTTTCTGAGCGCTATGACAAGATGGCGCCATGAACAAGAGTGACTCATATCATTCGTTAAACTTATCAAGTCTTACCGGAATCTTTCGGCACCGACAGACCATGAGTGAGATACTTTTCAGCCCATCGGTGAGCCTTGCAATTCGTGTTATATCTTTTCATCAGAACTTCTTCATTAAGTATTTTTTGCATGATAAATATATTGTTCAGATAGTATATTGCAGAATGCGGGCTTTCCTTGATAGCCTTTATCCTCACAACGGTGTTGTTCACTATCGGGGAGCTTCACTTCACCACAATATTTTCAACTACTGCTTTCAGTTGAGTGACATCGTGCCGGTTTGCTCCGGTTGCGACTATCGAGAGCAGGACCCCACGCTCGTCTACCAGTATATTGCGCTTTGTGCCAATTTTTTCCCCTGTCCGTTTGATTTCGTTCAACAGTTTCTTCTGCCGGTGGAACTTTCGTCATAGCACCATCCATGCTTTGCCACTTCCATGCTATTCCTTCCATATCAGCATATTCTGCCAGTCCCTTCTGCCAGAGTGCAAGAAAAAAGCCTTTACGCTGCCATCGTGCAAAATGGGTGTAAATAGCACTGGGACTGCCAAACCGTTCTTTTGGCAATGCTTGCCATTGACAACCGGTTCGCAGGACAAACATAATGCCTTCAAAGATCGTTCTTGACGGTATCGGTTTGCGTCCGCCTCCTGCCTTCCGTCTGTACTTTTTATTTGGATCCCGCACGGGTGGCGGTATAAGTGGCTCAACCACATTCCAGAAAGAGTCAGATACTTCCCATGATTTGATTTTTGGCATAACTTCTACCATTATAAAAAATTACTTTTGAGAGAAAATAATTCTTTGCTCACGAATATGAGAATTATTTGCGAATAAGTGTTAAGTGAATATGCCGAAATAGCTGTTCATATTTGCGTTTTAACTGCGTTTTCTGATGTTTCATAAAAGGCCTTGATCCGGAGATGTTGCTTTATCCATTTGAAGAACAAATCAATCTGCCATTTGCTTTTGTAAAGATCGGCAGTCAGGAACACATATATCTTGCCGGTTTCCGGATCACAATACTTGATTCGTTCCAGAGGTTCATGATAGTATACAGTACTGTCTTATCCCATCAGATTAATGGTTTGATCACATTGTCCCTATCGATTTGTCAACCGAATGCGAGTAGTATTCGCCGAAATGAGAGGTTTGATTTTACTCGGATCAGAAAAGCATCCCCCCTGGCTGATGAATAGCATACAATCTGTCAAAATCGACATAAGCGCGATCCATGAAGTAAAATGAGCCGGGTTCAACAACGAGGAGATCAAGGATGTTGACATCATGAACCTTCCTGTCCGTAATCGCCGCACCCTTATCAGTTCTGCACTTTGCCCATGGAAACAGCGTCAAGCAAGGATCGATCGTGGTTGATCAAGAGCATATGCCGTTTCCTGCAGCGAGACCCCGAAGGAGTTTTTGCTGAACAGTTCTCTTGCATGATGAATCAGGATATGCGCAAAGTCCCAATAAATGTGCCAGTCCCGTGTTTCGTTAGCATAAGCCTGCGTGCGGGCGATCTTGCCACTGCTACCCATGTGATAGAGTTTATTTTGGCTCCTCGCTGTTTCAAGTGGGTGATGATATCAGAAGCGTATATTGTGGTGTAACCAACTAAGCCAGTAACCAGTACGCTCATGAACGACCTTACCCTTTTTCAGATGGCCTTGGGACTTGAGTCCCCATGGTATGTATCGTCCTCATCATTTGATGTCGACCAAAAGCGCTTGGACATACGAATAGATTTTAAACCGGGCAGCACCTTCTGTTGTCCTCAATGCGGCCGAGAAGGCGTGAAGGCCTATGATACCTCCGAGGCAACATGGCGCCATCTCAACTTCTTTCAGCATGAGGCCTACCTGACAGTTCGAGTGCCTCGTATATCCTGCCCTGAGTGCGGCATTCTCAAGCTGCAATCATTTCCCTGGTCTCGCCGTGAGAGCGGCTTTACTCTGCTGTTTGAGGCGATGATCATGATCATGGCGAAGTCAATGCCGGTCAAGGCAATAGCCGCCATTGTCGGCGAGCATGACACCCGTATCTGGCGGATCATCAACCACTATGTCGAAAAAGCCCGAGAGCAGGAGGATCACTCGGCAGTCACCATGGTAGGTGTTGATGAAACCTCCAGCAAGCGCGGTCATAACTATGTGTCGCTGTTCGTTGACCTTGCCGTATCGAAAGTGTTGTTTGCCACTGAAGGGA
This region includes:
- the pal gene encoding peptidoglycan-associated lipoprotein Pal — encoded protein: MRTVKPLLKSIFIPGMLFLGACCCEKDVVVAPPPPPPPPVVVEPGLGDVFYDYDKSELRMDAVEQLKTNAAWMQRNAASSVVIEGHCDERGTNEYNLALGERRANSAKDYIVNLGVDGARMKTVSYGEERPFALGHDEASWAQNRRAHFVGQ
- a CDS encoding OmpA family protein; the encoded protein is MNSSIKGVIMFSLMVTAGCSSKNAVNTQDGNAGLSSGQSGWGTTSSSVAQSPSGYGFDEWQKGPLGDVFYDFDSSLLSSEAQEQLTRNSGWMKSNVQAAIIIQGHCDDRGTSEYNLALGDRRAVSAREFLIRTGIASSRIETITFGEERPFSTSQSEEGLAKNRRAHFVIK
- a CDS encoding tetratricopeptide repeat protein, with the protein product MKKSIRLLLFLPTIVLAGCASKSDLVLVADDINKLKTESETIKSQSAVTYADIQQVRDEIARQQGRVEEIAHNNEQKFGRLGLEDSLLVHKVDELDSRLLRIEQKLGLVAERPGIEKATLSAKESQVQPVSPLASVMTDKALLDDGIKKLASNNASGARGSFSLLMKNYPKSELVDDAQFYVAESYLSEKWYEKAVLEYQVVIAKYTKSNKRAVALYKQGLAFELLGDAVNAKARFRDVINIYPASAEAKLAKQKL
- the pscD gene encoding photosystem P840 reaction center protein PscD; translation: MQPQLSRPFTKDNQVRTSKSGPWSGNAAHKAEKYFITAAKRGKNDNLQLEISPASGRRKLSPTTEMINKIISGEIELFVLTTQPDIAINLAQKVLDNENRYVIDFDKRGVKWTMRDIPVFYDSLHRELCVEIDRRTYTLNEFFK
- the dnaK gene encoding molecular chaperone DnaK, with the protein product MGKIIGIDLGTTNSCVAVMQGTQPTVIENSEGNRTTPSMVAFTKSGDRLVGQAAKRQAITNPKNTIYSIKRFVGRKFDEVPNEKKLAPYDIVNEGGEARVKINDKAYSPQEISAMILQKMKQTAEDFLGEKVSEAVITVPAYFNDAQRQATKDAGRIAGLDVKRIINEPTAAALAYGLDKKQSSEKVAVFDLGGGTFDISILELGDGVFEVKSTDGDTHLGGDDFDQKIINFLADEFKKQEGIDLRNDAIALQRLKEAAEKAKVELSSRTDTEINLPFITATQEGPKHLVINLTRAKFEAMCSDLFDKILEPCHRAVKNSSVEIKDIDEVVLVGGSTRIPKVQALVKEFFGREPNKSVNPDEVVAVGAAIQGGVLKGDVTDVLLLDVSPLSLGIETLGGVMTRLIEANTTIPTRKQEVFSTAGDNQTSVEVHVLQGERPMASDNKTLGRFHLGDIPPAPRGLPQIEVTFDIDSNGILSVSAKDKATGKEQSIKIEASGKLSDAEIEKMKRDAKEHAAEDMKKKEEIDSKNAADGLIFSTEKQLAELGDKIPSDKRPALEGALEKLKDATKNGTTESIKNAMDELSKVWNDVSSNLYQAPGAETNASEPTQNTDGSGHTKKSGNDGEVENAEFEVIDGNGK
- a CDS encoding Hsp20/alpha crystallin family protein, with amino-acid sequence MFVKLAKDQMRLLDDIWSGSTAPAAGAPAFKVDIWEDDHAFHIDAELPGMSKEAIALNIEDDVLTIKAERKQESDESRKDYHRLERSYGSFSRSFNLGEIIDQDAINADFDNGVLHVSLPKAQPVKKTKEISIK
- a CDS encoding ArsR/SmtB family transcription factor; protein product: MSKTVTISEDEVTKWSLNMPDEMLEPVSNRFKLLAEPMRLKIIRVLCQGEHTVQEIVNNVNASQANISKHLALMHDNGMVNRRKEGLKCYYRITDETIIFAYYLISKSVVENLQEKLSWVQKVNTNLTA
- a CDS encoding anti-sigma factor family protein; the encoded protein is MNCKKAMVLMSCAIDGELTPAEELEFIKHIAECHSCAEEYSEAKKTKMIIQEKIFRVKAPQSLVESILGLQCLSSIH
- a CDS encoding sigma-70 family RNA polymerase sigma factor, with product MNTLESSDKKTGKVKTAPLSREEQQKQLEFQQEAIAHINSLYNYALHLTMNQDDAEDLVQETYLKAYKFFNSFERGTNCKAWLFKILKNNYINRFRKNSREPGKVDYDLIKDFYHSIKDSRRDTTETDSDYFHSLLHEEVYQALQSLPEEFREVIQLCDIEGFTYEEIANMVESPIGTVRSRLYRGRKLLRGQLEEYAKKYGFNTDNAD
- a CDS encoding transposase; its protein translation is MNEIKRTGEKIGTKRNILVDERGVLLSIVATGANRHDVTQLKAVVENIVVK